Proteins encoded by one window of Arabidopsis thaliana chromosome 2, partial sequence:
- a CDS encoding Leucine-rich repeat (LRR) family protein (Leucine-rich repeat (LRR) family protein; INVOLVED IN: signal transduction; LOCATED IN: endomembrane system; EXPRESSED IN: 14 plant structures; EXPRESSED DURING: 7 growth stages; CONTAINS InterPro DOMAIN/s: Leucine-rich repeat-containing N-terminal domain, type 2 (InterPro:IPR013210), Leucine-rich repeat (InterPro:IPR001611); BEST Arabidopsis thaliana protein match is: Leucine-rich repeat (LRR) family protein (TAIR:AT4G29240.1); Has 60841 Blast hits to 20145 proteins in 804 species: Archae - 18; Bacteria - 2482; Metazoa - 7376; Fungi - 421; Plants - 47179; Viruses - 0; Other Eukaryotes - 3365 (source: NCBI BLink).): protein MKKKGTNNNNFSLLSLSLFLNCLILTNGYSIGVGVGIGGGDGDDGGVWIGGGNPNSNPGSAPNQQQTTNAAYNALQSWKSAITEDPSGVLKTWVGEDVCSYRGVFCSGSSITSIDLNKANLKGTIVKDLSLLSDLTILHLNSNRFSGQIPDSFKNLDSLQELDLSNNRFSGSFPQVTLYIPNLVYLDLRFNNFTGSIPENLFNKQLDAILLNNNQFTGEIPGNLGYSTASVINLANNKLSGEIPTSFGITGSKLKEVLFLNNQLTGCIPESVGLFSDIEVFDVSFNSLMGHVPDTISCLSEIEVLNLGHNKFSGDLPDLVCTLRNLINLTVSFNFFSGFSSQCSSLSVGFDFTGNCIPGKGYQRPQPDCSAIPGGQLSCFRIPAQPLTCAAISLGLKVASSP from the coding sequence atgaagaagaaaggcaccaacaacaacaactttagCCTTCTGTCTTTGTCTCTGTTCCTGAATTGTTTGATTCTAACAAACGGATACAGCATTGGAGTCGGAGTTGGAATCGGCGGTGGAGACGGTGACGACGGCGGAGTTTGGATAGGTGGaggaaaccctaattccaaTCCTGGCTCAGCTCCAAACCAACAACAGACAACAAATGCAGCTTACAATGCTCTTCAATCTTGGAAATCCGCCATTACAGAGGATCCATCTGGTGTTCTTAAAACATGGGTTGGTGAAGATGTTTGTTCTTACAGAGGCGTGTTCTGTTCTGGCTCATCTATAACCTCCATAGATCTAAACAAAGCAAATCTCAAAGGCACCATTGTTAAAGACCTCTCTTTACTCTCAGACCTAACCATTCTTCATCTCAACAGTAACAGATTCTCTGGTCAAATCCCAGATTCTTTCAAGAATCTTGATTCTCTTCAAGAACTCGATCTCAGCAACAACAGATTCTCCGGTTCTTTCCCTCAAGTCACACTCTACATCCCAAATCTGGTTTACCTCGATCTCCGGTTCAACAATTTCACTGGCTCTATACCGGAAAATCTCTTCAACAAACAATTAGACGCGATTCTCCTCAACAACAATCAATTCACCGGAGAAATCCCTGGGAATCTCGGTTACTCTACAGCTTCGGTGATTAATCTCGCTAACAACAAATTATCCGGCGAAATCCCGACGAGTTTCGGTATCACCGGTTCGAAATTGAAAGAGGTTTTGTTCTTGAATAACCAGTTAACCGGTTGTATACCGGAATCAGTTGGTTTATTCTCCGACATTGAAGTGTTTGATGTTAGTTTCAATTCATTGATGGGTCATGTCCCTGACACGATCTCTTGCTTATCGGAGATTGAAGTTTTGAATCTCGGACACAACAAATTCTCCGGTGATCTTCCTGATTTGGTCTGTACTTTGAGGAATCTGATAAATCTGACGGtttctttcaacttcttctctgGGTTTAGCTCTCAGTGCTCGAGCCTTAGCGTTGGGTTTGATTTCACCGGAAATTGTATTCCCGGTAAGGGTTATCAACGGCCTCAGCCGGATTGTTCGGCGATTCCTGGTGGCCAATTGAGCTGTTTTAGAATTCCGGCGCAGCCGTTAACGTGTGCTGCGATTAGCTTGGGGTTGAAGGTGGCTTCATCTccatga
- a CDS encoding SNARE-like superfamily protein (SNARE-like superfamily protein; FUNCTIONS IN: protein transporter activity; INVOLVED IN: intracellular protein transport, transport, protein transport; LOCATED IN: clathrin vesicle coat; EXPRESSED IN: 24 plant structures; EXPRESSED DURING: 15 growth stages; CONTAINS InterPro DOMAIN/s: Adaptor protein complex, sigma subunit (InterPro:IPR016635), Longin-like (InterPro:IPR011012); BEST Arabidopsis thaliana protein match is: SNARE-like superfamily protein (TAIR:AT1G47830.1); Has 1921 Blast hits to 1920 proteins in 249 species: Archae - 0; Bacteria - 0; Metazoa - 856; Fungi - 405; Plants - 316; Viruses - 0; Other Eukaryotes - 344 (source: NCBI BLink).) encodes MGIRFILMVNKQGQTRLAQYYEWLTLEERRALEGEIVRKCLARNDQQCSFVEHRNYKIVYRRYASLFFMVGVDDDENELAILEFIHLLVETMDKHFGNVCELDIMFHLEKAHFMLEEMVMNGCIVETSKANILSPIQLMDKAH; translated from the exons ATGGGAATAAGGTTCATATTGATGGTGAACAAGCAAGGCCAGACTCGTCTTGCTCAGTACTACGAATGGCTCACTCTCGAGGAACGTCGCGCTCTCGAAGGCGAAATCGTCCGTAAATGCCTCGCTCGCAACGACCAACAG TGTTCGTTTGTCGAGCATCGCAACTACAAGATAGTCTACAGGCGTTAcgcatctctcttcttcatggtTGGGGTTGATGACGATGAA AACGAGCTGGCGATTCTAGAGTTCATACATCTTTTGGTCGAGACAATGGACAAGCATTTTGGAAATGTG TGTGAGCTAGACATAATGTTCCATCTGGAGAAAGCTCATTTCATGCTGGAAGAAATGGTGATGAATGGTTGCATTGTGGAGACAAGCAAAGCCAACATACTTTCACCTATACAACTTATGGACAAAGCCCATTAA